The proteins below are encoded in one region of Acidithiobacillus ferrooxidans ATCC 23270:
- a CDS encoding response regulator, with protein sequence MRILLVEDDRMIGEAISVALRDAAYAVDWVRDGETALRAIANQEHQAIFLDLGLPKLDGCTLLQRVRAGGNSLPIIIISARDALADRVEGLDLGADDYLVKPFAMGELLARLRAIIRRQGGQGSPVLGNGSLQLDLSTHTAQIGELSVLLTNKEFALLQALLLRPGSILSRAQLEERLYGWDEGVESNSIDFLIHGLRKKLGAKVIRNVRGAGWMIPRQP encoded by the coding sequence ATGCGTATTCTTCTGGTTGAAGACGACCGAATGATCGGTGAAGCCATTTCAGTTGCGCTGCGGGACGCGGCTTATGCAGTGGACTGGGTGCGTGATGGTGAAACCGCTTTGCGGGCGATTGCCAATCAGGAACATCAGGCCATTTTTCTGGATTTGGGTTTGCCCAAACTGGATGGTTGTACGTTGCTGCAACGTGTGCGCGCAGGGGGTAACTCCCTGCCAATCATCATTATTTCCGCCCGCGACGCATTGGCGGATCGGGTGGAGGGGCTGGATTTGGGGGCTGATGATTATCTCGTCAAACCTTTTGCCATGGGCGAGCTGCTGGCTCGTTTGCGCGCCATCATCCGCCGTCAGGGTGGGCAGGGCTCGCCGGTATTAGGTAATGGATCTCTGCAACTCGATCTAAGCACACATACGGCGCAGATCGGAGAGCTCAGCGTCCTGTTGACCAATAAGGAGTTTGCTTTATTGCAGGCACTGTTGCTACGTCCAGGTTCCATACTCAGTCGTGCGCAACTCGAAGAGCGCCTGTATGGCTGGGACGAAGGTGTAGAGAGTAATAGCATCGATTTTCTGATTCACGGTCTGCGTAAGAAGCTCGGTGCCAAAGTCATCAGGAATGTGCGTGGCGCGGGTTGGATGATCCCGCGTCAACCATGA
- a CDS encoding PepSY domain-containing protein, with the protein MKVSTKLASGILGGVLFLYAFGAYAFTGQELAGEAKISIAQARITALRAYPGSITDEELEKEKGGSGLRYSFDIKKGGVSHEVGVDARTGAVLENSIEGNHAD; encoded by the coding sequence ATGAAGGTATCTACAAAGTTGGCAAGTGGTATTTTGGGCGGGGTTTTGTTCCTGTATGCTTTTGGTGCTTACGCTTTTACCGGTCAGGAATTGGCTGGCGAGGCGAAGATCAGCATCGCACAGGCACGCATTACTGCTTTGCGGGCGTATCCTGGAAGTATCACCGATGAGGAACTGGAAAAAGAGAAAGGTGGCAGTGGCTTGCGCTATTCTTTCGACATCAAGAAGGGTGGTGTCAGCCACGAAGTAGGCGTTGACGCCAGGACCGGAGCCGTTCTGGAGAACTCGATTGAGGGCAACCATGCGGATTGA
- the parC gene encoding DNA topoisomerase IV subunit A, translating into MDNTRDLFDLIGNAHSPETGAVTDNTPAPVPAEPLQEVAALSAASPAPPPPPFGNGAPDSGEPGEPPLAEYAARAYLAYAMSVVTGRAIPALADGQKPVQRRILYAMRDMGLQRSPQHVKSARVVGEVIGKWHPHGDTSVYDAMVRMAQHFTLRYPVVDGQGNFGSLDGDSAAAMRYTEANLTPISELLLAEMDEGTVDFRSNYDGTLEEPVTLPARLPFLLMNGASGIAVGMATEIPPHNLRELAQVCAELVLRPDMADDEILQQIPGPDFPGGGQIISTPGQIREAYLSGRGSIRVRARWEVEKLARGEWRIAVQQLPPGVSTAQILSEIETLSNPQAKGEGKKKALTPEQQATKNAMLSQMDTVRDESGKAHAVRIVIEPRSRNQDPQSLMTYLLARTSLESNQSVNLTVLDLDGKAPCMPLTRILRQWVRYRVTTVRRRSQFRLDKALARIHILEGRLRVLLDIDAVIRVIRESDDPKADLMTHFDLSEIQAEDILEIRLRQLARLAGIELERELADKQETAAYLSALLQDESRLRALIAEEIQADAKKFGDDRRTLLEADTAITNKSIQTIAAAITDEPVTVIVSQKGWLRTRSGHGLDTATLGFKEGDALLQAFEVRSVDTLVLLDHSGRAYSIAVAQIPGGRGDGIPVSSQVDFQPGGVLASVACGAGDSLWLVAGTGGYGFLTTLENMTGRNRAGKAFLTLDPKERPLPLIRVTDLQAEALCLSSDGRGLLFPLVDVKNLPKGKGVKLIALGASATLQSLSVYLDDQPLPRGMRKNRVEACRGRRGGRGRPVR; encoded by the coding sequence ATGGATAACACCCGGGATCTTTTTGATCTCATCGGTAATGCGCACTCTCCGGAAACCGGGGCGGTCACCGACAACACGCCTGCTCCGGTGCCAGCCGAACCGTTGCAGGAAGTCGCAGCGTTATCCGCTGCCTCGCCAGCACCACCGCCTCCGCCATTCGGGAATGGTGCCCCGGACTCTGGCGAACCTGGGGAGCCGCCGCTCGCGGAATATGCCGCACGTGCTTACCTTGCCTACGCCATGAGTGTGGTAACCGGGCGGGCGATTCCGGCACTGGCCGACGGCCAGAAACCGGTGCAACGGCGGATTCTCTATGCCATGCGCGACATGGGGTTGCAACGCTCACCACAGCATGTCAAGTCCGCCCGGGTGGTGGGCGAGGTGATCGGCAAGTGGCACCCCCACGGCGACACGTCGGTATATGACGCCATGGTGCGTATGGCCCAGCACTTCACCCTGCGCTACCCGGTGGTGGATGGGCAGGGCAACTTCGGGTCTCTGGACGGCGACTCGGCTGCCGCCATGCGCTACACCGAGGCCAATCTGACCCCCATTTCCGAGCTGCTGCTGGCAGAAATGGATGAGGGCACGGTGGATTTTCGCAGCAACTATGACGGTACGCTGGAGGAACCTGTCACCTTGCCGGCCCGGTTGCCCTTCCTGCTGATGAACGGCGCCTCCGGTATCGCGGTCGGCATGGCTACGGAGATTCCGCCCCACAATTTGCGCGAACTGGCGCAGGTCTGTGCGGAGTTGGTCTTGCGCCCGGACATGGCCGATGACGAAATACTGCAGCAGATTCCCGGTCCCGACTTCCCTGGCGGTGGCCAGATTATTTCCACACCCGGGCAAATCCGCGAGGCCTATCTGTCGGGGCGCGGCAGCATCCGGGTGCGTGCCCGCTGGGAGGTCGAAAAGCTGGCGCGCGGGGAGTGGCGTATCGCGGTACAGCAACTGCCACCGGGGGTGTCCACCGCACAGATCCTCTCGGAGATAGAAACCCTTTCCAACCCGCAGGCCAAAGGGGAAGGCAAGAAAAAGGCGCTTACCCCGGAGCAGCAGGCCACGAAAAATGCCATGCTGTCCCAGATGGATACCGTGCGCGACGAGTCGGGCAAGGCCCATGCCGTGCGGATCGTCATCGAGCCGCGCTCGCGCAACCAGGACCCGCAGAGTCTGATGACCTACCTGCTGGCCCGCACCTCGCTGGAATCCAATCAGTCGGTGAATCTCACGGTGCTGGATCTGGATGGCAAAGCACCGTGTATGCCGCTCACCCGGATATTACGGCAGTGGGTGCGCTATCGGGTGACTACCGTACGGCGGCGGAGCCAGTTCCGCCTCGACAAGGCCCTGGCGCGCATCCATATTCTCGAAGGCCGTTTACGGGTGCTGCTGGATATTGATGCGGTGATCCGTGTAATCCGCGAGTCCGACGACCCCAAGGCCGACCTCATGACCCACTTCGACCTCAGCGAGATTCAGGCAGAAGATATCCTGGAGATTCGTCTGCGGCAACTGGCGCGACTAGCCGGCATTGAGCTGGAAAGGGAACTGGCCGACAAACAGGAAACGGCGGCGTACCTGAGCGCACTTCTGCAGGATGAGTCCCGACTGCGGGCATTGATTGCCGAAGAAATCCAGGCCGACGCCAAAAAATTTGGCGATGATCGTCGCACCCTGCTGGAAGCCGATACCGCCATCACCAACAAATCCATCCAGACCATTGCCGCTGCCATTACGGATGAACCAGTTACGGTGATCGTCTCGCAAAAAGGCTGGCTGCGTACCCGCTCCGGCCACGGGCTGGATACGGCGACCCTGGGTTTCAAGGAAGGCGATGCCTTGTTGCAAGCCTTCGAGGTGCGATCCGTAGATACTCTGGTCCTGCTGGATCATTCTGGGCGTGCCTACTCCATAGCCGTGGCGCAAATACCGGGCGGGCGGGGCGACGGCATTCCCGTATCGAGCCAGGTGGATTTTCAGCCGGGCGGCGTACTGGCTTCCGTAGCCTGCGGCGCCGGCGATAGCCTATGGCTGGTGGCTGGAACCGGTGGCTATGGATTCCTGACCACGCTGGAAAACATGACCGGTCGGAACCGGGCGGGCAAGGCTTTTTTGACCCTGGACCCGAAGGAGCGCCCCCTACCTTTGATCCGCGTCACCGACCTTCAGGCGGAAGCGCTCTGTCTGTCTTCAGACGGGCGTGGCCTGCTGTTTCCTTTGGTGGATGTCAAAAACCTACCCAAGGGTAAGGGGGTCAAACTGATTGCCCTGGGCGCATCGGCCACTCTGCAATCCCTGTCGGTTTATCTGGACGATCAGCCCTTGCCGCGCGGAATGAGGAAAAATCGTGTGGAAGCCTGTCGTGGCCGGCGTGGCGGACGCGGCAG
- a CDS encoding efflux RND transporter permease subunit: MGAWLLRHRRSLLFLLLVLVLAGLLSAMKMPVALFPNVVFPRIEVSVNSWNMPIQQTDIAVTRPLEQALRAVPGVERIRSTTARGAADISVQFAWGSNMTEALLQAESAVNKVMPLLPPDTRFTARRMDPTVFPVLGLSLTSDHLDPVALRRYAEYDLRPLLLAIHGVAQVEVQGGAREEYQVVVDPMRLQSYGLRPADVERALSNGNVITAVGRLQRHYRLYQILSESPLKNVQDIRHIVLKTGAAGVVDLADVAQVRVGTAPQWTTVTANGKNAVLVNIKQQIGANTVAIDHAIRTLLRKDAKSIPAGINLSTWYDQSQLITAAASSVRDAIFIGAGLAAMVLLVFLRNLRLTFIVAVVLPSVLLASVLILFVMHQSFNIMTLGGMAAAVGLVVDDAVVMLEHIMRRITEHPSEDEPVSVLLSALEMSKPLAGSSAATIIIFVPLAFLSGVTGAFFQALAISIAAALLVSFLVAYLAVPLLADLLLRPRDAEQAEHQGRFLAWISSIYGQYLERILQRPLFLSLIVLTFLLLGGWSYTQVGSGFMPAMDEGGFVLDYNAAPGTSLAETDRLLDQVQQILAKNRDVASYSRRTGLQLGGGITEANTGDFFIRLKAQRQHSIWQVMKTVREQIHHQVPGLRVQTGQLMEDLIGDLTAVPQPIEIKLFGADPQTLQKLARQVAGQIRQVPGVVEVFDGIIIAGDAVDIHVDPVKAALAGMTPGQVTNQLQTLMEGRVVSRIPQGQEMIGVRVRAPHALWNEINRLRQLPIIAPDGHYLTLGQVAEIRMQSGQAELNSENLKPMVAVTARIEGRAMSTVMGEVKGRLAHVQLPQGVYLQYGGLYREQQQSMRELALVLLAAILLVTVLLLFLYERFTVVLSILATALLALGSVFIGLWLTGTERNITAMIGITMIVGIVTETAIFFFAEAQSAERHELVRAGKARLRPVLMTAIIAILALMPLALGLGAGAQMQAPLAIAIISGLLAEIPLVLVVMPGIYAWLERVFKKG, from the coding sequence ATGGGTGCCTGGTTACTGCGGCATCGTCGCTCGCTTCTGTTTCTGCTGCTGGTACTCGTGCTTGCAGGTTTGCTGTCCGCCATGAAAATGCCGGTAGCCCTGTTTCCCAATGTGGTTTTCCCACGTATCGAAGTATCGGTAAATTCCTGGAATATGCCCATTCAACAGACCGATATCGCTGTCACCAGGCCATTGGAGCAGGCATTGCGGGCGGTCCCCGGTGTAGAGCGCATTCGTTCTACCACTGCGCGTGGCGCCGCAGATATATCCGTGCAGTTCGCCTGGGGCAGCAACATGACCGAAGCCCTGTTGCAGGCGGAATCCGCAGTAAACAAGGTGATGCCGCTCCTGCCGCCGGATACCCGTTTTACTGCTCGGCGAATGGACCCGACGGTGTTTCCTGTTCTAGGTCTGTCTCTGACATCGGATCATCTGGATCCCGTCGCCCTGCGTCGCTATGCCGAATATGACCTGCGGCCGCTGCTGCTGGCTATCCACGGCGTGGCGCAGGTGGAGGTGCAGGGTGGGGCGCGCGAGGAATATCAGGTGGTGGTGGATCCCATGCGCCTGCAGAGTTACGGCCTGAGGCCTGCGGATGTGGAACGGGCGCTGAGCAACGGAAATGTCATTACCGCCGTGGGTCGTTTGCAGCGCCACTATCGCCTGTATCAGATTCTGAGTGAAAGCCCTCTGAAAAATGTGCAGGATATCCGTCATATCGTGCTCAAGACCGGTGCTGCCGGGGTCGTGGATCTTGCGGATGTTGCGCAGGTCCGGGTGGGCACGGCACCCCAGTGGACCACGGTGACGGCCAATGGCAAAAATGCCGTGCTGGTCAATATCAAGCAGCAGATTGGAGCCAATACGGTGGCCATCGATCATGCTATCCGTACCCTGCTGCGCAAGGATGCCAAGAGCATTCCAGCGGGGATAAACCTGAGTACCTGGTACGATCAGAGTCAGCTGATTACCGCCGCGGCATCCAGCGTGCGGGATGCCATTTTTATCGGCGCGGGTTTGGCGGCCATGGTGCTGCTGGTGTTTTTGCGGAATTTGCGCTTGACCTTCATTGTCGCCGTAGTGTTGCCCAGTGTGCTCCTCGCCAGTGTGCTGATCCTTTTTGTGATGCACCAGAGCTTCAACATCATGACTCTGGGCGGGATGGCGGCGGCCGTGGGCTTGGTGGTGGATGATGCCGTGGTAATGCTCGAACACATCATGCGCCGCATCACCGAACATCCTAGTGAGGATGAACCGGTGTCGGTATTGCTCTCGGCACTGGAAATGAGTAAACCCCTGGCGGGGTCATCCGCAGCAACCATCATCATTTTTGTACCTCTGGCATTTTTGTCCGGGGTGACCGGTGCTTTTTTCCAGGCATTGGCCATTTCCATTGCTGCGGCTCTGCTGGTGTCCTTTCTGGTCGCTTACCTGGCGGTGCCACTTCTCGCCGATCTACTCCTGAGGCCTCGGGATGCCGAGCAAGCGGAGCATCAGGGACGCTTTTTGGCCTGGATCAGCAGCATTTATGGACAATATCTGGAAAGGATTCTGCAACGCCCATTATTTTTATCCTTGATCGTACTGACCTTTCTGCTCTTGGGTGGATGGTCTTACACACAGGTGGGCAGCGGTTTCATGCCTGCGATGGACGAGGGTGGATTTGTACTGGATTATAACGCTGCCCCCGGTACTTCTTTGGCGGAAACGGATCGTCTGCTGGATCAGGTGCAGCAGATTCTCGCCAAAAACCGGGATGTGGCCAGTTATTCACGGCGAACGGGTCTGCAGCTGGGAGGCGGCATCACGGAAGCCAACACCGGAGATTTTTTCATCCGCCTCAAGGCGCAACGACAGCATTCCATATGGCAGGTGATGAAGACGGTTCGCGAGCAGATTCATCATCAGGTTCCGGGGTTGCGGGTGCAAACGGGGCAACTGATGGAGGACCTCATCGGAGATTTAACCGCCGTACCCCAGCCCATCGAAATCAAGCTCTTCGGTGCGGATCCCCAAACCCTGCAAAAGTTGGCCCGGCAAGTGGCCGGACAAATCCGTCAGGTGCCAGGCGTTGTCGAGGTGTTTGACGGGATTATCATTGCTGGCGACGCCGTTGATATTCATGTGGATCCGGTGAAGGCCGCTCTTGCCGGAATGACCCCCGGTCAGGTCACCAATCAGTTGCAAACCCTGATGGAAGGACGCGTGGTCAGCCGGATACCCCAAGGCCAGGAAATGATCGGGGTTCGAGTCCGCGCTCCCCATGCACTCTGGAATGAAATCAATCGCCTGCGGCAACTCCCGATTATTGCCCCCGATGGGCATTATCTGACCTTGGGGCAGGTGGCAGAAATTCGTATGCAATCCGGACAGGCGGAACTGAACTCGGAAAACCTCAAGCCCATGGTCGCGGTGACGGCCCGTATCGAAGGGCGGGCGATGAGTACGGTGATGGGCGAGGTCAAGGGACGTCTGGCCCATGTGCAGTTACCCCAAGGGGTCTACCTGCAATATGGCGGATTGTACCGCGAACAGCAGCAATCCATGCGCGAACTGGCGCTGGTGCTGCTGGCTGCGATTCTGCTGGTCACGGTGTTGCTCCTGTTTCTCTATGAGCGTTTTACCGTGGTCCTGAGTATTCTCGCCACCGCTCTCCTGGCCTTGGGTAGCGTGTTTATCGGTCTATGGCTGACCGGCACGGAGCGCAATATCACGGCCATGATCGGGATAACCATGATCGTCGGCATTGTGACGGAAACGGCGATTTTCTTTTTTGCGGAAGCGCAGTCTGCGGAGCGACACGAATTGGTGCGGGCCGGAAAAGCACGGCTGCGGCCCGTGCTGATGACCGCCATCATCGCCATCCTGGCCCTCATGCCGCTGGCCTTGGGATTGGGTGCCGGGGCACAAATGCAGGCACCTTTGGCCATCGCGATTATTTCGGGATTGCTGGCCGAAATCCCCTTGGTACTGGTGGTGATGCCCGGGATTTATGCTTGGCTGGAAAGGGTTTTCAAAAAAGGCTAA
- a CDS encoding DNA topoisomerase IV subunit B codes for MSYSAEQFTVLKGLEPVKLRPGMYTRTTCPTHVIQEVIDNAADEALAGQATRIDVTVCEDGSVIVEDNGRGIPVGIPPGESRPAAELAFTTLHAGGKFDKTDVESAYRFSGGLHGVGVAVTNALSQRVEVEIKTRDPQGSGNGRYRLVFTQGDVSEALTRLEDCGPRTHGTRVQVWPDGQYFDSAKINIRELTHLLRAKAILLPGLQVSLTLPEQEPLVWKYSEGLAEYLAGIVADIELATPIFAGASYQDGDSNGFAKGEGAGWALCWINGAAPNPETYVNLIPTLDGGTHESGFRAGVFEAVRSFMEHHSLVPAKLKLVQDDVTGKMALVLSARVLDPQFQGQTKDKLTSRDAHKLMAQTVRDPLELWLNSHPGAGKAIADLAIQNAQARTRAAQKIERKKGSGLATLPGKLTDCESEDIQRNELFLVEGDSAGGSAKAARDKEYQALLPLRGKVLNTWEVDADQIFKNQEVHNMAVALGIEAHGFQADPDRVLAGLRYGKIMILSDADVDGSHIQVLILTLFLRHFPALLQRGHVFVVKPPLYRVDTTWRGKARKIYCEAEAERDAAIDRLRTEGVKESAISVQRFKGLGEMNPDQLWETSMCPDTRSLVPLSMTAADQAALHTRFSLLMAKQSAGGRREWMERDGWTADIDI; via the coding sequence TTGAGCTATAGCGCCGAACAATTCACCGTCCTCAAGGGACTCGAACCGGTCAAGTTGCGTCCGGGCATGTATACCCGTACGACTTGCCCCACCCACGTCATTCAGGAGGTGATCGACAACGCCGCCGATGAGGCCCTGGCCGGCCAGGCGACGCGCATCGATGTGACGGTCTGTGAAGATGGTTCGGTGATCGTCGAGGACAATGGTCGCGGCATCCCGGTTGGTATCCCGCCCGGCGAGTCCCGCCCGGCGGCCGAACTGGCCTTCACCACCCTGCACGCGGGCGGCAAGTTTGATAAGACGGATGTGGAGTCGGCCTACCGCTTTTCCGGCGGCCTGCATGGGGTAGGCGTGGCGGTCACCAATGCCTTGTCCCAGCGGGTGGAAGTCGAGATCAAAACCCGCGACCCCCAGGGGTCGGGGAACGGTCGCTATCGGCTGGTGTTTACGCAGGGGGACGTGAGCGAAGCGCTGACCCGGCTGGAAGACTGCGGCCCGCGCACCCATGGCACGCGGGTTCAGGTATGGCCGGACGGGCAGTATTTCGACTCCGCCAAAATCAATATCCGCGAGCTCACCCATCTCCTGCGCGCCAAGGCCATTCTCCTCCCTGGCCTGCAAGTGAGCCTCACCCTCCCGGAGCAGGAACCCCTCGTCTGGAAATATAGCGAAGGTCTGGCGGAATACCTCGCGGGAATCGTCGCTGATATCGAACTGGCCACGCCGATTTTTGCGGGAGCCTCCTATCAGGACGGGGACAGTAACGGTTTCGCGAAAGGGGAGGGTGCGGGCTGGGCGCTCTGTTGGATCAACGGCGCCGCCCCTAACCCGGAAACTTACGTCAACCTGATCCCGACACTGGACGGCGGTACCCACGAGTCGGGCTTTCGGGCCGGGGTTTTTGAGGCGGTGCGCAGTTTCATGGAACACCACAGCCTCGTCCCCGCCAAGCTCAAACTGGTACAGGATGATGTCACCGGGAAGATGGCGCTGGTGCTGTCGGCGCGCGTGCTGGATCCGCAGTTTCAGGGGCAGACCAAAGACAAACTCACCAGCCGCGACGCCCATAAGCTGATGGCGCAGACCGTGCGTGATCCGCTGGAACTCTGGCTCAACAGCCATCCGGGTGCGGGGAAGGCGATCGCAGATCTGGCGATCCAGAACGCCCAGGCCCGTACCCGCGCCGCGCAAAAAATCGAGCGTAAGAAGGGCTCGGGGTTGGCGACACTTCCCGGCAAGCTGACGGATTGTGAAAGTGAGGATATTCAGCGCAATGAGTTGTTTCTGGTCGAAGGGGACTCTGCCGGCGGTTCCGCCAAGGCGGCGCGCGACAAGGAATATCAGGCCTTGCTGCCGTTGCGGGGCAAGGTGCTCAACACCTGGGAAGTGGACGCAGACCAGATCTTCAAGAACCAGGAAGTCCATAATATGGCGGTGGCCCTGGGCATTGAGGCACACGGTTTCCAGGCGGACCCGGATCGGGTGCTGGCGGGGCTGCGCTACGGCAAAATCATGATCCTATCCGACGCCGATGTAGATGGCAGCCATATTCAGGTGCTGATTCTGACCCTGTTCCTGCGGCACTTCCCGGCGCTGTTGCAGCGCGGCCATGTGTTCGTGGTCAAGCCGCCTTTATACCGGGTGGATACCACCTGGCGCGGCAAGGCCCGTAAAATCTACTGCGAGGCGGAGGCGGAGCGGGACGCGGCGATAGATCGCCTGCGCACCGAAGGCGTCAAGGAAAGTGCCATCTCGGTACAGCGTTTCAAAGGTCTGGGTGAGATGAATCCGGATCAGCTCTGGGAAACCTCCATGTGCCCCGATACCCGTTCCCTCGTCCCGTTGTCCATGACGGCGGCTGATCAGGCGGCACTGCATACCCGCTTCAGCCTGCTGATGGCCAAACAATCCGCCGGCGGGCGTCGCGAATGGATGGAGCGGGACGGCTGGACGGCAGATATTGATATTTAA
- a CDS encoding sensor histidine kinase has product MKSSLQGRLSIGLSIAIVCMGLFAGLASFFLALNEAQDYQDASLQQIAALVPPQIWRNTYRYGREPVDVDSDVRIVVEPLCLVNCQGVDVPLKLPPQLSSGFHTLAVNGQEWRVFVRRQGPDEALAVAQSTDLRSDAAIASARRTLLPLLFLVPLLIVFSHVIVRRSLAPIQSLAQAMDRQNADRPEPLSLEQVPGEIAPFLQAINRLLERIRILLEQERRFIADAAHELRTPLTALSLQVQNLERADSLSECQKRLLPLQSGLERSRHLLDQLLGLARQQTATSSFEPVDLAVIARQTVEDLYPLAEQKKIDFGLDASTALWVQGSAAAFYSLLRNAVDNALRYSPENSEVTVRAYQEGEYALLEVIDSGPGIPADEAERIFDPFYRIPGITGDGSGLGLTIVRAIAEQLGGQVILRSRCDQSGLHFIYRQKIV; this is encoded by the coding sequence ATGAAAAGTTCTTTGCAGGGACGTTTGTCCATTGGGTTGAGTATTGCTATTGTCTGCATGGGGTTGTTTGCCGGCTTGGCGTCTTTCTTTCTGGCTTTGAATGAAGCACAGGATTATCAGGATGCCTCACTGCAGCAGATCGCTGCACTGGTGCCTCCCCAGATCTGGCGGAATACATATCGCTATGGTCGAGAGCCGGTGGATGTCGACTCGGATGTGCGCATTGTGGTTGAGCCGTTATGCCTGGTAAATTGCCAGGGAGTGGATGTTCCCCTGAAACTTCCTCCGCAATTGTCATCAGGTTTTCATACGCTTGCAGTGAACGGTCAGGAATGGCGCGTTTTTGTTCGACGACAGGGCCCTGATGAAGCATTGGCAGTGGCCCAGTCCACCGATTTGCGTAGTGACGCGGCTATTGCCAGCGCACGGCGTACCCTGCTGCCCTTGTTGTTTTTGGTGCCCTTGTTGATTGTTTTTTCGCACGTTATTGTGCGGCGTAGTTTGGCCCCGATCCAGAGTCTGGCCCAGGCCATGGATCGGCAAAATGCCGACCGCCCTGAGCCGCTTTCTCTAGAGCAAGTGCCGGGGGAGATTGCCCCTTTTCTTCAGGCCATCAATCGGCTGCTGGAAAGGATTCGGATACTGCTGGAGCAAGAGCGTCGTTTCATTGCCGACGCCGCCCATGAACTACGTACCCCGCTAACCGCATTGTCGCTCCAGGTGCAGAATCTGGAGCGGGCTGATTCTCTCTCGGAATGCCAAAAACGTTTGTTGCCTTTGCAAAGTGGTCTGGAGCGGTCCCGCCATTTGCTCGATCAATTACTGGGTTTGGCGCGGCAGCAGACCGCCACGTCCAGCTTTGAGCCAGTAGACTTGGCGGTAATTGCTCGCCAAACAGTGGAAGATCTTTACCCATTGGCAGAGCAGAAAAAAATAGATTTCGGACTGGATGCCTCAACGGCGTTGTGGGTACAGGGAAGCGCTGCCGCCTTTTATAGCCTATTACGCAACGCGGTGGATAACGCCTTGCGCTATAGTCCGGAAAACTCCGAGGTAACCGTGCGTGCCTATCAGGAAGGAGAATATGCGCTGTTGGAAGTTATAGATAGTGGGCCGGGTATTCCGGCTGATGAGGCCGAACGCATATTTGATCCTTTTTATCGTATCCCCGGTATAACGGGAGACGGGAGCGGTCTGGGCTTAACCATTGTTCGTGCCATTGCCGAACAGTTGGGCGGACAAGTTATATTGCGTTCCCGATGTGACCAATCAGGCTTGCATTTCATCTATCGCCAAAAAATAGTCTAA
- a CDS encoding YncE family protein produces the protein MRTVRYIMVAALLSAGLLGTVTSAAERTSVLPLKVVHADLPLPGKPDQAYVPINQQSTGKAPLKKDINRFDYESVDPQRQLLFISHLGADSVDVVDLRNNRVIANIKGVPAVHGVLAVPELGEVFANATAINQLEVISEKTLHIIAHVPTGVHPDGMAYAPKVHELFISDETGQTETVVDTRNNRRVATIAMGGEVGNSQYDPVSQRVFADVQTRNEIVAIDPRRNVIVQRYRLPDTCVHDHSLLIDAPARLAFVACDGNARLLLLNMRDMHVLSVHKTGRHPDVLAFDPGLQRLYVASESGVVAVFQLKGKQLRLLGRNYLAYEAHSVAVDPQTHRVYFPLQNVDGHGVLRIMAPTL, from the coding sequence ATGCGTACAGTTCGTTACATCATGGTCGCAGCCTTGTTGAGTGCGGGGCTGCTCGGAACCGTTACCTCGGCCGCAGAGAGAACGTCCGTCTTGCCGCTCAAGGTAGTTCATGCGGATCTTCCACTTCCCGGCAAGCCCGATCAGGCCTATGTGCCGATCAATCAGCAGTCAACCGGGAAAGCCCCATTGAAAAAAGATATCAATCGCTTTGACTATGAGTCGGTTGATCCGCAAAGGCAGTTGTTGTTTATTTCCCATCTTGGGGCAGACAGTGTCGATGTAGTCGATTTGCGCAACAACCGCGTCATTGCGAACATCAAGGGCGTTCCTGCTGTGCATGGGGTGCTGGCCGTACCAGAGCTGGGTGAAGTATTTGCGAATGCGACAGCGATCAACCAACTCGAAGTCATTTCCGAGAAGACATTGCACATCATCGCCCATGTGCCCACCGGTGTTCACCCCGACGGCATGGCCTACGCGCCGAAGGTACACGAACTGTTCATCTCTGACGAGACTGGGCAGACCGAAACGGTGGTTGATACCCGCAACAACCGGCGGGTCGCCACCATTGCCATGGGCGGCGAAGTTGGCAACTCGCAATACGACCCCGTTAGCCAGCGGGTATTCGCTGATGTGCAGACCCGTAACGAGATTGTGGCGATCGATCCGCGCCGCAATGTGATCGTCCAGCGTTATCGGCTGCCGGATACTTGTGTTCATGACCACAGTCTGCTGATCGACGCGCCAGCCCGTCTCGCTTTTGTTGCTTGCGACGGCAACGCCAGGCTGCTGCTCCTCAACATGCGCGACATGCACGTGCTGTCCGTGCATAAAACCGGTCGTCATCCCGACGTGCTCGCTTTCGACCCCGGGCTGCAGCGCCTTTATGTCGCCAGCGAAAGTGGTGTAGTAGCGGTCTTCCAACTTAAAGGAAAGCAGTTACGATTGCTTGGACGTAATTATCTCGCCTATGAAGCGCACTCCGTGGCCGTTGATCCGCAAACCCATCGCGTTTATTTCCCGTTGCAGAATGTGGATGGTCACGGAGTCTTGCGCATCATGGCGCCGACGCTGTAG